In Bythopirellula goksoeyrii, a single window of DNA contains:
- a CDS encoding glycoside hydrolase family 32 protein — MCKKHAECLPSAKVKTTQHRTLLSALLVGLLLCGGPFCATAAEPGEKTLVSWVMLNESEYRAGSALTLQRGTQFDAIVFGEIQDGKWMAGSENFTRTHEEQDYPTEEIGADALIQMAVVYGGGKVAIYRNGEELTSYNAELLDLFEEDGQIVVFGRRHIGGGGAIVGAIEDARIYAQALTPDQLKTLKPNKASDIKPWAWFDFEGDEMKDSTGRLVFTELREKAWLEDGRLWLGAGGAAIAAEKEEALDFDGDGWRELAEYSAWTGETPAMPEVIPEHWMTYHIFHPGPSAADPGDPNAAIYYKGRYHFHYIYRNSVGCCFAHLSSKDMVNWKWHETTLAPPVNGGYGMFSGTAFLTKEGKPAIIYHGEGRERNVVQIALDDTLNSWSEAIPVIPMGPDGKEADSNNWDPDCWLNNDTYYAISGGGPPQLMKSGDLKNWEFMGKLFHDDTPWEDLGLDPDEDVSCANMVKIGDKWMLLCISHRLGCRYFLGDFKDEKYLPTEHHLMNWRDADFFAPESLLTPDGRRVMWAWMTDGMWEDFSGRQSLPREISLVDGKLLQKPLQELQGLRYDEADEGAVSVAAGQRKQLERIAGPATEISAVFEPTDAEAFGLNVFCGDDGDPMRIGYLADEKKLVVGEVKAPFELEDGESLELTVYLDKGMVDVFANSRQAVTTGMEDGYKRLGVEVFADGADAKASVRGWKMRSVYDTAAAAAEGTVKEPPVGKRAITRQDR, encoded by the coding sequence ATGTGTAAAAAGCACGCAGAATGTTTACCGTCAGCAAAAGTGAAAACAACTCAGCATAGAACCTTACTCTCGGCTCTTCTGGTAGGCCTCCTTCTGTGCGGCGGCCCATTCTGTGCTACCGCCGCTGAACCAGGGGAGAAGACCCTTGTCTCCTGGGTGATGCTCAATGAGAGTGAATACCGTGCAGGCAGCGCGCTGACACTGCAACGTGGCACGCAATTCGACGCCATTGTCTTCGGCGAGATCCAGGACGGGAAATGGATGGCCGGCAGCGAAAATTTCACGCGAACCCACGAGGAGCAGGACTACCCCACCGAGGAGATTGGTGCAGACGCCCTGATCCAGATGGCCGTCGTATACGGCGGCGGCAAGGTCGCCATCTACCGCAATGGTGAGGAGTTGACCTCCTACAACGCCGAGCTGCTTGACCTCTTCGAGGAGGACGGTCAGATCGTTGTCTTCGGCCGCAGGCACATCGGAGGTGGGGGAGCCATTGTCGGGGCCATCGAAGACGCCCGTATCTATGCGCAGGCGCTGACCCCGGACCAGCTCAAGACGCTGAAGCCCAATAAGGCATCGGACATCAAGCCATGGGCATGGTTCGACTTCGAAGGCGACGAGATGAAGGATAGTACCGGGCGCCTCGTCTTCACGGAACTGAGGGAGAAAGCCTGGTTGGAGGATGGCCGCCTGTGGCTCGGTGCGGGCGGGGCCGCCATTGCCGCGGAGAAGGAGGAGGCGTTGGACTTCGATGGGGATGGCTGGCGGGAATTGGCAGAGTACTCGGCATGGACGGGCGAAACGCCGGCCATGCCGGAGGTGATACCCGAGCACTGGATGACCTACCACATTTTTCACCCTGGCCCCAGCGCTGCCGATCCGGGCGATCCAAATGCGGCCATCTACTACAAGGGTCGCTATCACTTTCACTACATCTACAGAAACAGCGTCGGATGCTGCTTCGCTCACCTCTCGAGCAAGGACATGGTGAACTGGAAATGGCACGAAACCACCCTCGCACCGCCCGTGAACGGCGGCTACGGGATGTTCAGCGGCACGGCTTTTCTTACCAAGGAAGGCAAGCCAGCGATCATCTACCACGGCGAAGGACGGGAGCGGAACGTGGTGCAGATCGCCCTCGACGACACGCTCAATTCGTGGAGTGAGGCGATTCCCGTCATCCCGATGGGGCCCGATGGCAAAGAGGCCGACAGCAACAACTGGGACCCTGATTGCTGGCTCAACAACGACACCTATTACGCCATCTCGGGTGGGGGGCCGCCGCAACTGATGAAGTCCGGCGACTTGAAGAATTGGGAGTTCATGGGCAAGCTCTTCCACGATGATACACCCTGGGAAGACTTAGGCCTCGATCCCGACGAAGACGTTTCCTGCGCCAACATGGTCAAGATCGGCGACAAGTGGATGCTGCTCTGCATCAGCCACCGCCTGGGCTGCCGCTACTTCCTCGGCGATTTCAAGGACGAAAAGTACCTGCCCACGGAGCATCACCTGATGAACTGGCGCGATGCCGATTTCTTCGCGCCGGAATCGTTGCTAACTCCCGATGGGCGCCGCGTCATGTGGGCCTGGATGACGGACGGCATGTGGGAGGACTTCAGCGGCCGCCAGTCGCTTCCGCGTGAAATAAGCCTCGTCGACGGCAAGCTGCTGCAGAAACCCCTTCAGGAACTGCAGGGTTTGCGCTATGACGAAGCCGACGAAGGCGCTGTCTCGGTTGCCGCGGGCCAGCGGAAGCAGCTCGAGAGGATTGCGGGCCCGGCAACCGAAATCAGTGCGGTCTTCGAGCCTACGGATGCGGAGGCCTTCGGCCTCAACGTCTTCTGTGGCGACGACGGAGACCCCATGCGCATCGGATACCTCGCCGACGAGAAAAAGCTCGTCGTGGGTGAGGTAAAGGCGCCCTTCGAACTGGAGGACGGCGAATCGCTCGAACTGACGGTCTACCTCGACAAGGGTATGGTCGATGTTTTTGCGAACAGCCGCCAGGCTGTTACCACCGGCATGGAGGACGGTTACAAACGCCTCGGCGTCGAAGTCTTCGCAGATGGTGCAGACGCCAAGGCCTCGGTCAGGGGCTGGAAGATGCGGTCGGTCTACGACACCGCTGCTGCCGCGGCGGAAGGGACGGTGAAAGAACCGCCGGTCGGTAAGCGTGCTATTACCCGCCAGGATCGTTGA
- a CDS encoding glycoside hydrolase family 32 protein gives MYDTKRLSIMILLMQFCVLGFATAPFEIETPAMPDPIPAPWLTYHLAHPGPSKAVPADPNCAIYYGGKYHLHYIYQSHGASFAHVTSDDMVHWEWQETILTPPLAGHGMFSGTALLTKEGKAAIIYHGADSDRNHIAFAKNDALSQWTKPMAVEPRTADGKPADMRHWDPDCWRIGDTYYALSGGEDPTIATSKDLKNWLFQGVLFHPDFPADLGVAREEDVSCANMFKLGDKWMLLCISHGLGARYYLGDFQDGQYLPDHHALLNWAGWDLFAPESLLTPDGRRVMWAWSTPGVFVDQRVARTKKFDRLMEELQSGIQSLPRELSLDDDGMLEIRPLRELTQLRTHQKEVEDITIKSGDTQVLEDMEGDTIELEVVFDAPQASEFGLRILANAKGENGFKIASGTDRDTITLDYVELPFRLKDGEDLTLRIFIDKGMIEVFANDRQAAVAWHEYEPENQHIALYANGADVKVNKVTCWSMKSIY, from the coding sequence ATGTACGATACAAAGAGGTTGTCGATCATGATTCTTCTGATGCAGTTCTGTGTGCTTGGATTTGCCACCGCGCCCTTCGAAATCGAAACGCCCGCCATGCCGGACCCGATTCCCGCACCCTGGTTGACCTATCATCTGGCGCACCCCGGTCCAAGCAAGGCGGTTCCCGCGGATCCGAATTGCGCTATCTATTACGGCGGTAAATATCACCTGCATTATATCTATCAGAGTCACGGCGCTTCCTTCGCACACGTGACCAGTGATGATATGGTGCATTGGGAATGGCAGGAGACGATATTGACGCCCCCATTGGCGGGACACGGAATGTTCAGCGGTACGGCGCTGCTCACCAAAGAAGGCAAAGCGGCCATCATCTATCATGGCGCGGATTCCGATAGAAACCACATTGCATTCGCGAAAAATGATGCATTAAGCCAATGGACGAAGCCCATGGCCGTCGAACCTAGAACCGCCGACGGCAAACCGGCCGACATGCGGCACTGGGATCCCGACTGCTGGCGCATAGGCGACACCTATTACGCCCTCAGTGGCGGAGAGGATCCGACAATAGCCACCTCGAAAGACCTCAAGAACTGGCTCTTCCAGGGCGTACTGTTTCATCCGGATTTCCCCGCAGACCTGGGCGTGGCAAGGGAAGAAGACGTTTCCTGCGCCAACATGTTTAAGCTCGGCGACAAATGGATGCTGCTGTGCATTAGCCATGGACTGGGCGCCCGGTATTACTTGGGCGATTTCCAAGACGGACAATACCTGCCAGATCATCACGCCCTCCTGAACTGGGCCGGGTGGGATCTATTTGCGCCGGAATCGCTGCTCACCCCTGATGGGCGCCGAGTGATGTGGGCCTGGTCGACACCCGGGGTATTCGTCGACCAGCGTGTTGCGCGGACGAAGAAGTTTGACCGATTGATGGAAGAACTTCAGTCGGGTATTCAATCGCTGCCCCGAGAACTCAGTCTTGACGATGACGGCATGCTAGAGATTAGGCCGTTGAGAGAATTGACCCAACTTCGCACCCATCAAAAAGAGGTAGAGGACATCACCATTAAGTCTGGGGACACCCAGGTGCTGGAGGATATGGAGGGCGACACGATTGAGCTGGAAGTTGTCTTCGATGCTCCCCAGGCCAGCGAATTTGGGCTACGCATTCTCGCCAACGCAAAGGGTGAAAACGGGTTCAAAATCGCATCGGGTACGGATCGCGACACGATCACGCTGGATTATGTTGAACTACCCTTTAGGCTGAAAGATGGCGAGGACCTCACGTTACGCATATTCATCGACAAAGGGATGATTGAAGTGTTCGCCAATGACCGCCAGGCCGCAGTCGCCTGGCATGAATACGAACCCGAAAATCAGCATATTGCCCTGTATGCCAACGGAGCCGACGTCAAGGTGAATAAAGTAACCTGTTGGTCTATGAAATCCATCTACTGA
- a CDS encoding glycoside hydrolase family 127 protein → MKTNSVAVAKLWGSAAGIGLVAFALLRAWTPVAQAMPADVVKPAIADKVTFTFEPADIQATTYSDSWLHDRMQINVEKRLLTLDLDLLLEPFKHRPGVQWWVGEHIGKFLHAASHAYSFTGDDRLKQRMEYAVKELISCQLDNGYLGTYVEKDHFYQGDGVDWRGPIWDVWMHKYNLIGLLSYYQVTGDEKALEASKRAADLLHETFVVKGNSLRRASAHEGMAATSVLEPMATLYRLTGEQRYLDFCHYIIESWDRKEDPSTEAKEEGSGILKSLLDHGSVFDTANKKAYEMTSNLVGLLELYRVDPDERYLAACKNAWNDIASNRLYITGTTSYNEHFDEDHLLRPGRECAEGCVTVTWLQLTTRLLELTGEVKYADALESTIYNALTGAESPFDGEVTYYTPLIGYKGFGESSHDPSLPGISCCSSSIPRGIAMIPAHASGTLNGKPALLQYIPGKHALHCAEGDVTLNVSGDYPDYGDIEIEVNPEKAMSFPLVLRAPEWAEGFQASIDGKTYSASDNRLVEIEREWTPGDKVQVTIPIEVRLVDDTNAESEMVAFVRGPQVLALDESIKAHGGLPKEGWWPKTVIYSCAVQQWDYQKVFPLVPFADVGQTKAEYAALHHGIEGVRGAARPIDISAEVAKFAPGWSARNCLEDSNPGINAEVYGKQNVLVTHPLNEAIGCELFAEVDVPKGKPVLRLVVGHHPEGDWTLLIKGNGVFLKETDIGKEASTDGWMEVEVDLSSFAGQKTKLSLSNLANGWADEAGYWASIEVVAQ, encoded by the coding sequence ATGAAAACGAATAGTGTGGCAGTAGCAAAACTCTGGGGATCAGCAGCAGGGATCGGACTGGTGGCGTTCGCCTTGCTCAGGGCGTGGACACCGGTCGCACAAGCAATGCCCGCGGATGTTGTCAAACCCGCCATCGCGGACAAGGTGACGTTTACGTTTGAGCCGGCAGACATCCAGGCAACAACCTACAGCGACAGTTGGCTTCACGATCGCATGCAAATCAACGTGGAGAAACGTCTGCTCACCCTGGATCTAGATTTGCTGCTGGAGCCTTTCAAACATCGCCCGGGAGTGCAGTGGTGGGTGGGCGAGCACATTGGGAAGTTCCTCCACGCCGCCAGCCATGCCTATAGTTTCACGGGCGATGATCGCCTCAAACAGCGCATGGAGTACGCCGTCAAAGAACTTATCTCCTGTCAGCTTGACAACGGATATCTCGGCACCTACGTAGAGAAAGATCACTTTTACCAGGGTGATGGCGTGGATTGGCGTGGCCCCATCTGGGACGTTTGGATGCACAAGTACAACCTCATCGGTTTGCTTTCGTACTACCAAGTAACGGGTGACGAGAAAGCCCTCGAGGCAAGTAAGCGCGCCGCCGATCTACTCCATGAAACTTTTGTCGTAAAGGGGAATAGCCTGCGGCGTGCCAGTGCCCATGAAGGCATGGCCGCCACGAGTGTGCTCGAGCCCATGGCCACACTGTACCGGTTAACAGGCGAGCAGCGCTACCTTGACTTCTGTCATTACATCATCGAATCCTGGGATCGAAAAGAGGACCCTTCAACGGAAGCAAAAGAAGAGGGCAGTGGAATTCTGAAGAGCCTCTTGGATCACGGAAGCGTATTCGATACGGCCAATAAAAAAGCCTATGAGATGACGTCAAATCTTGTTGGACTTCTTGAATTGTACCGCGTCGATCCAGATGAACGTTACCTTGCCGCCTGCAAAAACGCGTGGAATGATATTGCTAGTAACCGTCTCTATATTACGGGTACGACCAGCTATAATGAGCATTTCGATGAGGACCACCTTTTGCGTCCTGGCCGTGAGTGTGCAGAGGGCTGTGTTACCGTTACCTGGCTTCAACTGACCACCCGTCTCCTCGAGCTTACTGGAGAGGTCAAGTATGCAGATGCGCTCGAAAGCACCATCTACAACGCACTCACAGGTGCTGAATCCCCCTTTGACGGCGAAGTGACCTATTACACGCCGCTCATTGGATATAAGGGATTTGGCGAATCGAGCCACGACCCGTCTCTGCCGGGCATTTCCTGCTGCTCGAGCAGTATCCCGCGTGGCATCGCCATGATTCCTGCTCATGCATCCGGTACGCTCAACGGCAAGCCGGCTTTGCTTCAATACATCCCCGGGAAGCACGCTCTACACTGCGCTGAAGGTGATGTAACTTTGAATGTGAGCGGAGATTATCCTGACTATGGCGACATCGAGATTGAAGTAAATCCAGAGAAAGCCATGAGCTTCCCGCTTGTACTTCGTGCGCCCGAGTGGGCTGAAGGATTCCAGGCTTCTATAGATGGGAAGACCTACTCAGCATCGGATAATCGTCTTGTTGAGATTGAAAGAGAATGGACTCCGGGCGACAAGGTTCAGGTTACCATTCCCATTGAAGTTCGCCTTGTGGACGACACGAATGCAGAATCGGAAATGGTTGCCTTCGTGCGCGGCCCGCAGGTCCTTGCGCTTGACGAATCTATCAAAGCACATGGCGGCCTCCCCAAAGAGGGTTGGTGGCCAAAAACAGTCATTTACTCCTGCGCCGTTCAGCAGTGGGACTATCAGAAGGTATTCCCGCTTGTGCCCTTTGCCGACGTCGGACAGACCAAAGCAGAATATGCCGCACTACACCACGGAATAGAGGGAGTGCGGGGAGCAGCACGGCCAATAGACATCAGCGCAGAGGTTGCAAAGTTTGCCCCCGGATGGTCCGCAAGGAACTGTCTGGAAGATAGTAATCCTGGCATTAACGCTGAAGTCTATGGCAAGCAGAATGTCCTAGTCACACATCCGTTGAATGAAGCTATCGGATGCGAGTTGTTTGCCGAAGTCGATGTCCCGAAAGGCAAGCCGGTTTTACGGCTGGTAGTAGGCCATCATCCTGAAGGCGACTGGACCCTGCTAATCAAAGGCAACGGCGTATTTCTAAAGGAAACCGATATTGGCAAGGAAGCCTCGACGGATGGATGGATGGAAGTGGAGGTTGACCTGTCGAGTTTTGCCGGGCAAAAAACCAAGCTGTCACTTTCCAACTTGGCTAATGGCTGGGCTGATGAGGCCGGCTACTGGGCAAGTATCGAGGTGGTTGCTCAATAG
- a CDS encoding carboxylesterase family protein codes for MASKTRRSDFLRFTVVVIFVAAFAVGVNAEENPIVGTWELTSVWRKGEQKGKHIVSMNPDLTGTVKDLEVGWTSKLRNVKSEGGAVSFSFFYGETEEYEIGFRGTLVDDQIKGRFTIAGKHAVVIGAPLSAAEAEAASAQQASARRSVFDCYEARSFTSSEGNTLPYRLFVPRDYNPDKQYPIVLFHHGGGGAGSDNRRNLESACVREWILPEVQAKNPCFIVAPQFPDKETFRSRSTESATEFMNVIFRTMHEILDSLETEFSIDKSREYVTGLSFGGECVWMSIVERPDRFAAAVPICATDGIIGMAAAERATKFAQLPVWIFHGNADDTVPVDSSRKTVKALRDTGGNPKYTEYPGVDHYSWDRAYRDPGLIEWLFAQSQSQSPR; via the coding sequence ATGGCTTCGAAAACGCGAAGGTCTGACTTCCTAAGATTCACCGTAGTTGTGATTTTCGTGGCGGCATTCGCTGTCGGCGTCAATGCAGAGGAGAATCCCATCGTCGGCACGTGGGAGCTGACGTCGGTTTGGAGGAAGGGGGAGCAGAAGGGAAAGCACATCGTCTCCATGAATCCGGACCTCACGGGGACCGTCAAGGACTTGGAGGTCGGTTGGACGTCGAAACTTCGGAACGTCAAGTCGGAAGGCGGCGCGGTGAGCTTCAGCTTTTTCTACGGTGAAACCGAAGAGTATGAGATCGGCTTCAGAGGCACGCTCGTCGACGACCAGATCAAAGGAAGATTCACCATAGCGGGGAAGCACGCTGTTGTCATCGGCGCCCCTCTCTCCGCGGCCGAGGCAGAAGCAGCGTCTGCCCAGCAGGCGTCAGCCCGACGATCGGTGTTCGATTGCTACGAGGCGCGGAGCTTCACGAGTTCAGAGGGCAACACGCTGCCGTATCGATTGTTTGTTCCTCGAGATTACAACCCAGATAAGCAATATCCGATCGTACTCTTTCACCATGGTGGCGGAGGAGCCGGCAGTGACAACCGGCGCAACCTCGAAAGTGCCTGCGTGCGAGAATGGATTCTGCCGGAAGTGCAGGCGAAGAATCCGTGCTTCATCGTTGCACCTCAATTCCCCGACAAGGAGACCTTTCGCAGTAGAAGCACTGAGTCAGCGACCGAGTTCATGAACGTCATTTTCCGGACCATGCATGAAATTCTCGACAGTCTGGAAACGGAGTTTTCCATCGACAAGAGCCGCGAATATGTGACGGGCCTGTCATTTGGAGGCGAATGCGTCTGGATGTCCATTGTCGAACGGCCGGATCGGTTTGCTGCGGCTGTGCCGATTTGCGCAACCGACGGGATCATCGGCATGGCCGCCGCCGAACGAGCAACGAAATTCGCCCAGTTGCCAGTTTGGATATTCCACGGCAATGCGGACGACACGGTGCCGGTAGATTCCTCGCGAAAGACGGTCAAAGCGTTGCGGGACACCGGCGGAAACCCAAAGTACACGGAGTACCCCGGCGTCGACCACTACAGTTGGGACAGAGCCTACCGGGATCCGGGCCTGATTGAATGGTTGTTCGCTCAGTCCCAATCGCAAAGCCCGCGGTGA
- a CDS encoding DUF1559 family PulG-like putative transporter yields MRQRQTTRSQTAQSQTARTDHSRRVGFTLVELLVVIAIIGVLVSLLLPAVQAAREAARRNSCVNNLKQLSLAMLNYESAQGGFPPMALTWTQEEYEERYDGTGPGSWFDDHGWYTYVAPYIEQAGFTNVLNIDLSLSDWSNEAARKAFMPIYACPSDIGLQRNEWPERTWARIRGNYVANAGNTSYGQYDMIDNPFFGAPFGPRDPTPLRKITDGTSNTLLMSEIKVVPESIEWGGPMSDIQTALGGHVFTGWNSPNSGQDVVARLIPPLEDLASNNIPPPCRSPCALPFDFSDRTVVFTETKMQAMVARSHHPGGVNTSRCDGSVAFVSDDIDEFEWRALTSAAGGEVNGAL; encoded by the coding sequence GTGCGACAACGTCAAACTACCCGGAGTCAAACGGCCCAGAGTCAAACGGCCCGGACAGACCACAGTCGGCGCGTTGGTTTTACTCTCGTCGAGCTATTGGTCGTAATCGCAATCATCGGCGTCCTGGTCTCGCTATTGCTGCCGGCGGTGCAGGCGGCGCGCGAGGCCGCCAGGCGCAACTCCTGCGTCAACAACCTGAAACAGCTGAGCCTCGCCATGCTCAACTACGAATCGGCCCAGGGGGGATTTCCTCCGATGGCGCTTACGTGGACGCAGGAGGAATACGAAGAGCGCTACGACGGCACCGGACCGGGAAGTTGGTTTGACGACCACGGTTGGTACACCTATGTAGCGCCTTACATCGAGCAAGCCGGTTTCACCAACGTACTCAACATCGACCTTTCGTTGAGTGACTGGAGCAATGAAGCGGCGCGCAAAGCATTCATGCCGATATACGCCTGCCCCTCGGACATTGGGTTGCAGAGAAACGAGTGGCCCGAACGCACGTGGGCGCGTATTCGCGGCAATTACGTGGCTAACGCCGGCAACACCAGCTACGGCCAATACGATATGATAGACAATCCGTTTTTTGGTGCGCCGTTCGGGCCCCGCGACCCCACGCCGCTGCGCAAGATCACCGACGGCACTTCCAACACGCTCCTGATGAGCGAGATCAAGGTCGTGCCCGAGTCCATCGAGTGGGGAGGTCCCATGTCCGACATCCAGACCGCTCTTGGCGGTCACGTGTTTACTGGCTGGAACTCCCCCAACTCGGGACAAGACGTTGTGGCTCGCCTCATCCCGCCGCTGGAGGATCTGGCCTCCAACAACATTCCCCCGCCCTGTAGGTCTCCTTGCGCTCTGCCCTTCGATTTTTCGGACCGCACAGTTGTTTTCACAGAGACGAAGATGCAGGCCATGGTCGCGCGCAGCCACCATCCCGGCGGCGTCAATACCTCGCGCTGCGACGGATCAGTGGCTTTCGTGTCAGACGACATCGACGAATTCGAATGGCGCGCGCTGACCTCCGCAGCTGGCGGCGAAGTAAACGGCGCACTGTGA